In Capillibacterium thermochitinicola, a genomic segment contains:
- a CDS encoding SpoIID/LytB domain-containing protein has product MQRLTSTRFYGVLLLLVIVAVITLIVAAYEDATPTTMDRYQKALDLYYQGEFYQSLDLMATVVRANPADEGIRFDLTYLLREAGRFDEAISHLTHLVNTNPNQTAYWNALLATTYLAGNYYQVLAIKPPEASAESAFWKGLAAYELGVYVLAKDHLQQVITLSPFHPLAYYFLGMINLAEEDFAKAKTNLTQALTQDPNLFVALYELARADLGLGNYKAAYNRLKQAERVAPGNPQIQAELQNLVAAHPQLVVEEEKEAATHRKTAAAPRAVPLAGDPTGMTTVRIGLAEQVHTLWAKTGGPFRLTAASGTEMLTGAPQTILRFSFSPQGRIQVYNDRDHLLLESAEPVNLSYTDPGATTLLFQMEYGRGYFWAGEATRAYRGTIQLLPFSAGMTIVNQLTMEEYLYAVVPSEMPSSWPAAALQAQAIAARTYAYANLGRYKQRGFDLLGSVASQAYNGVTSENAAVRQAVDATRGQILTFNNKPISAFYSANSGGYSAVPPVTWNFYPPYLQAVPDKLVEAHNGLLSPAKLADWVATRIPSYSSNPKYSARSAYRWRVIVPRSEIEHRLQKRAKIGQITGIITVGRAACGRVEHVLILGTEGQLRISGDAIRSSLGGLRSNLFIVEPKLGPDGLPAFFIFTGAGFGHGVGMDQSGAAGMAADGYSAQDILGHYYPGTTITKLY; this is encoded by the coding sequence ATGCAACGCTTAACTTCCACCCGTTTTTATGGCGTCTTACTGTTGCTGGTAATCGTCGCCGTCATTACTTTAATCGTAGCCGCGTATGAAGACGCGACCCCCACGACAATGGACCGGTATCAGAAGGCACTTGATCTTTACTACCAAGGTGAATTTTACCAAAGCCTTGACCTAATGGCAACAGTCGTTCGGGCCAATCCGGCGGATGAAGGAATCCGTTTTGACTTAACCTATCTCCTGCGGGAGGCCGGCCGGTTCGACGAAGCCATCAGCCACCTCACCCATCTGGTAAACACCAACCCAAACCAAACGGCGTACTGGAATGCGTTGCTGGCTACCACCTATCTGGCCGGGAACTATTACCAGGTATTGGCGATCAAACCGCCGGAAGCTTCGGCCGAATCCGCCTTCTGGAAAGGGTTGGCCGCCTATGAACTTGGTGTTTATGTTCTGGCTAAGGACCATTTGCAACAAGTCATAACGCTTTCGCCCTTTCACCCATTGGCCTACTACTTTTTGGGCATGATTAACTTGGCGGAGGAAGATTTCGCCAAGGCCAAGACCAACTTGACACAAGCCTTAACCCAAGACCCCAACCTCTTTGTGGCCCTCTATGAGCTGGCCCGCGCCGATTTGGGGTTGGGCAATTACAAAGCAGCATACAACCGTTTGAAACAAGCGGAAAGGGTGGCGCCGGGGAATCCCCAAATCCAAGCGGAGTTGCAAAATCTGGTGGCCGCCCATCCGCAGCTGGTGGTTGAAGAGGAAAAGGAAGCCGCCACTCACCGGAAAACCGCCGCCGCCCCCCGCGCCGTGCCCTTGGCGGGAGATCCAACCGGCATGACCACCGTCCGGATCGGCCTGGCCGAACAAGTGCATACCCTTTGGGCAAAAACCGGCGGCCCCTTCCGTCTGACCGCCGCCTCCGGTACCGAAATGCTCACCGGCGCCCCCCAGACCATTTTAAGGTTTTCCTTTAGCCCGCAAGGCCGGATTCAGGTCTATAATGACCGGGATCACCTTCTCCTTGAAAGCGCGGAGCCGGTTAACCTTTCCTACACTGACCCTGGTGCCACCACGCTTCTGTTTCAGATGGAATATGGGCGCGGTTACTTCTGGGCGGGCGAAGCAACCCGGGCGTACCGCGGAACAATTCAACTCCTCCCCTTCTCGGCGGGGATGACCATCGTCAACCAGCTTACCATGGAGGAATATCTGTATGCCGTCGTTCCTTCCGAGATGCCTTCCTCCTGGCCCGCGGCAGCCCTGCAAGCTCAAGCGATTGCCGCCCGAACTTACGCCTACGCCAACCTTGGCCGTTACAAGCAACGCGGTTTTGACCTGTTAGGCTCCGTGGCTTCCCAAGCCTACAACGGCGTGACCAGCGAAAACGCCGCGGTACGGCAGGCAGTAGACGCCACCCGGGGGCAGATCTTGACTTTTAACAACAAACCGATCTCGGCTTTTTACTCCGCTAACTCCGGCGGGTATTCGGCCGTGCCGCCGGTCACTTGGAATTTTTACCCGCCCTACTTACAGGCCGTACCGGACAAGCTGGTGGAAGCCCACAATGGGCTCCTCTCGCCGGCCAAGTTGGCCGACTGGGTGGCGACCCGGATTCCTTCCTATTCGTCCAACCCGAAATATAGCGCCCGGAGCGCTTACCGGTGGCGGGTGATCGTTCCCCGCAGCGAAATTGAACATCGCCTGCAGAAGAGGGCCAAGATCGGCCAGATCACCGGGATCATCACCGTCGGCCGGGCGGCCTGCGGTCGGGTGGAACATGTGCTGATTTTAGGAACCGAAGGGCAACTCAGGATCAGCGGTGATGCGATCCGATCCAGCTTAGGCGGGCTAAGAAGCAACCTGTTTATCGTCGAGCCAAAATTGGGCCCCGACGGGCTCCCCGCCTTCTTTATCTTCACCGGTGCCGGGTTCGGCCACGGGGTAGGCATGGACCAAAGCGGCGCCGCGGGGATGGCCGCCGACGGCTATTCCGCCCAAGATATCCTTGGCCATTATTATCCCGGAACCACCATCACCAAGCTCTACTGA